The genomic window GTGAAGACCGTTGATGACAACCTTGCTGACATTGAGAAGAGATATACTGAGACCAAGACTAAGTTGGAGGCAGATATTAAGAAGCTGAGGGATAGCCAGGAGAGCGAGGCTGAGAGGTTGAAGAAGGAATATGAGGATAAGCTGGCGAAGGTGAAGGAAAGTTATGCCGCCTCCGAGACCAAGCTGAAAGAGAATGCTGCTGCTCAAGATGAGGTGATTTCTAAGCTTTCTAAAGAGAAAGATGCAGCGGTGTTCTCCGTGGGGAGCTTGGGCGAAGAGAAGGAGAGGTTGGAGACTGACGTGAAGGAGCTTCAACTGTATGCTGCCAACCAGTATGAGGAAGGCTTCGCCTATGCCCTTGAGCAAGTCAAGCTTCTTTTCCCAGACCTCGACGCCAAGCGCTTAGCTGAAGCTGATGCGATGAACCAGATTATTGACGGAAAGCTTGTTCCCTATGTACCTCCCAGTGAATGATATGACTttgtttgtaatgatttttgttctcgcccttctgtggctttttgtaactattttgtatgccctgttgtggctttgaacaatttgccccttggctgggtcctttataaatttctttatttgccTGATTTCTTCTCTTCATAACTTTATGGATTTGTATTACGTTGAGAGGTAACGCCTTTTGTCGTTCTCGCTTAGGAAACTTTATCCTTGCATCTGCGACATCTTCgattttctataataattgtaaattgatacaaataactttatacctgttgtttTTTGGTGGTTGCAAATGATTTGGCGTTGTGatgaatcgccttgctttggttATGTATAAGCTTTTTCTGGTGGCGtcaataatctcgcctttcttcactgtatctttttctgacgtacccaactcgtaagacttacaggtaacgccaaggctttgcaacctttttatttttctttttctgacgtacccaactcgtaagacttacaggtaacgccaaggctttgcaacctttttatttttctttttctgacgtacccaactcgtaagacttacaggtaacgccaaggcttttcaaccttgtttaatttttctttttccgacgtacccaactcgtaagacttacaggtaacgccaaggcttttcaaccttgtttaatttttctttttccgacgtacccaactcgtaagacttacaggtaacgccaaggcttttcaaccttgtttaatttttctttttccgacgtacccaactcgtaagacttacaggtaacgccgaggcactgtaacccttgtttaataattttttttctgacgtacccaactcgtaagacttacaggtaacgccaaggcactgtaacccttgtttaataattttttttctgacgtacccaactcgtaagacttacaggtaacgccaaggcactgtaacccttgtttaataattttttttttctttttttttttctgacgtacccaactcgtaggtgacgccaaggaactgtaacccttgtttaataatttttttttttttctgacgtacccaactcgtaggtgacgccaaggcactgtaacccttgtttaataatttttttttttctgacgtacccaactcgtaggtgacgccaaggcactgtaacccttgtttttggttcagcgctcacatctgagttgatctttaagtaaagattcagagctcaagtttgagataaccatttttgttggttcagagcccgtaacttaatcaggttgacctttattTGGGATATGCTGGAAGAtataaactactagaattttgaaattcaatgagcctcgataaaaacccccgttaaaacaggggaaaagagtgtctcattgttttttatttatttatgaaaacggttctcatacatcatttaaaaatattgctaaaaggagagaatggttttacttattcttccaccGATAAAGTGATGCTCCGTGATTAGCTATAGTAGAACTTTAGGTTTGCTACGTTCCACGTCCTTGGGAGGATTTTTCCTTCCATGGTCTCTAggcgatatgctcctccttcgaaagcttcttgcacccgaaaggggccttcccagtttgctgcgaactttcctcctttatcctttcccataggtcttttcagcaccaggtcgccttcttgaaaacttctttgtttgactctcgtattataacgcctagcggctctttgctttatggcgaattccctgaaatgcgctctttctcttctttcctcgatcatgtctaggttctcttccagagctctgtcgttctctgcctgcgtcgtggtttctctgcgccaactaggaggatttatttccaccgggGTCATCGCGTCcgaaccatagaccattgtaaatggcgcttcacctgtcgaggattggggagtggtgtgatacgaccagaggatgggtgagatgtgggctacccaagcttcgcctttactatctagccttctttttaaggctcttagtatcaccttatttgctgactctgcttgtccgttagcttgtggatgctccactgatataaaggtgtttttgattccCTTGCTTCGACAGAATTCAACGACCTTTTCGCTAGCGAATTGTGTACCGTTGTCGGATACGATGTATTTGGGCAAtccaaatctgcagatgattttcttccaataaaagatttttacctgtTCCGCCGAAATGCTGGATACCGgctctgcttcaatccattttgtaaagtagtctacggcgacgatgatccatcgcgcttgtttatagccaaccggaaatgggccaacgatatctacaccccacatgaaaaagggcCAAGGGGATAACACTGACTTCAGTGGCTCCCCCGGAACATGATGCAGGTTGGCgtgtctttggcatttgtcacagtttcttacatacatggcggtatcatcatgtatatctggccaataaaatcctgctctcaatatctttcctgctaatgctcttgaaccgatatgactaCCACATGATCCTTCGTGTACTTCATTCATGATGCGCTTGGCTTCTTCAGTACTGACGCATAAAAGGAGGGGGGACGCGAATCCTCTCTTATATAGCTTATCCCCTACcattgaataccatgccgccattttcctcaatttaaaagccttttccctttctttcgggagctcatccttttggaggtaccggataatgggcgatctccagtcttcttcttctattaccatcattacctcttccccgttgatgctgggagtttttatggtttcttggataacggttctatggcttcctggttttttggtgctcgccaactttgacaatagatctgctctcatgttttgttcgcggggaacgtaaactaattcgaacgaatcgaaatgcttagctaggttttgcaccttctccacgtatttgattaactgcggctctttcgtttgaaacttccctgatacttggttggttaccagctgggaatcactcatggcctttagctcttttacctccatatcgcttgccaacttcattcctgctatcaaagcctcgtattccgcttggttgttgctagctttgaaggcgaaacgtagtgattgttctatcatcacgccatccggtccttccagtactattccggctccacttcctcgcacattggaggccccgtcaactgagagtgtccaaaacgtcgttttctctgttgttggcggagtagacatctccaatacaaaatcagctagtctttgtgacttagtggcccctctaggtgagaaggtgatgtcaaattccgataattccacggaccacgccaccatccttcctgccaagtctggctttcggaggacgttcttgatagggtaatctgttttaaccactacctggtggctttgaaaatactgccttaactttctggctgtgacaactaccgcgagagataacctctctattctttgatatcttgtttctgctccccttaaggttctacttacaaaatatataggtttttcttcgccttctatttcttgaactagagctgaactcaaagctctatccgaaactgcgagatataggtaaagggtgttacctggtaatgggcgtgtTAAGATGGGCGGTGATGCCAGGAACTCTTTTAGTTGTTTGAAGGCTTCTTCGCATTCTGGCGTCCAGGAAAACCTCTCATTTTTCCTCAGagatgcgaagaagtggaaacccttttctcccgcacatgataggaatctggatagtgcggctattctgcctgtcaaggtctgtacttctttcacggatgtagggctcctcatgtctatgatggcttggcatttttcggggttagcctctatgcctctgctggtgagcataaACCCTAAGAATTTTCCGGCTTGTACCCCAAAAGAACACTTTGCTGGgtttagtctcatgttgtactttcttactgatcccatgatgtccaacagatcatcatcatggcgacttccctcggaagtttttactaccatgtcgtcgatatatacctctaaattcttccctatttgctcagcaaaaaccctgtccatcaacctttggtatgttgctcccgcattcttcagtccaaaaggcatgacgttgtaaaaatagttgcaggtattcgacataaaggctgtatggcaggcgtctgaggggttcatctttatttgattgtatccggagtaggcgtccataaaactcagcatcttacaccccgaggcgccatcaattaacctgtctatgttaggtaggggatatggatctttgggacacgccttgtttaagtctgtgaagtccacgcacattctccaATTCCCGCtggcctttttcaccatgacgacatttgccaaccatgaggggtattttatttcttcgatgaatccTGCTTCCTTTAGTTTCTCCACTTCCTCTGCTATAGCGACTCGTCTTTCTTCTCccaccttcctttttctttgggaaactggttttgtgctgggtgatattgagagtttatgtgttatcaccccttcgtcaatccctggcatatctgaaggtttccatgcgaataggtcagcgttatccttcaagattttgatgattcgtctCCTCTCCTCGCTGGGCAACGCTGTTCCCAAGCTAGTTGTCTGGTGAGGGTAATCGCCAATTTGAACctgctccaggtcttctatagggcttaCCCTTCGATCTTGGAATTCCTCCCTTGGATCCATATCTGCGCTCTCTATCATGTTTATGCCGCCTGGAGttgcggcttgtcttctttCGAATTTCCCGCTTGCGCTGGAAGTTCGGTGTCGTATCTTTAAGCTGGACTCGTAGCACTTCTTGGCGAGAATCTGATCGCCCCTTACTGTTCCTACTCCCCCATTCTCGagggggtattttattgctaggtatagagtggacatggccgcccctaaCGCGTTAAAGGCGGGtcttcctataataatattataggaggtaaaaggagttttaactaccagatatcgcactttgatagttttggcattgctgccttctccaaacgtggtaagaagggaggcgtaacccattacgtccacttgttcgccagagaacccaaccagggttccggagtatggttgcaattgctcttctgctaattgcatggccttgaaagcttcccagtacataatgTCTGCTGAACTCCCCGAATCTATCAGTACTCTTTTTACAtcacagttcaaaatttggacttgtatcactAAGGGATCATCGTCATGGGGTGCTACCTCCAAACCATCCTTTGCCGTGAATGCCAAATCCGGTACGTCTAATGGCTGAGGTTGACTTACGAGGTATATCTCCGAGATGGCTCGGCGTACATAccttttccttgctgagcttgattcGCCCCTGCCTGAGAATCCTCCCGCTATTGTATTCACGGAGATTCTCCCCTTGGGAGGCTCTCTGTTTGGCCCAGGAGGGTCTCGTGGCTCCTGCCGGGGAACTTTTGGCACGACAACCCGCCCTTGGGCGGCGTCGTCAATGAATTTTCGAAGGTGTCCGctttttattagttcttcaatTAAATCCCTTAAGCGGAAGCATTTTTCTGTGGAGTGACCTCTACACCTGTGATACGCGCACCAGGCGTTATCGTCCAGCCCCATGGGGATGTTACTGGTTCTCCTTGGGGGGAGGTTTGCCAAACCGGTGGCCAGAATCTCATTTAAGACGTAAACCTTTGAGGCGTTTAATGGCGTGAGGTCTTCATTGGCGGGATGATTCCTGAATTCTCTTCTGAGCGGTTGGCGGTAGGGCTTCCCATGATGCCTTTGCCATGGGTCTCCTTGGTGGCCCCCTGATTTTGGTCGTGGGTGCTCGGGCGCTCTAGCGGCACGGCCcacgtattccttctccttaacgtctctttgccttttctcggcgttactttcttcgcccttaatataacactccgccctcttgttcacctcttgcatcgacgaggctggcttttgggctaaggactcattgaaatgtcccgctcttagcccattgtggaaggctgccacgaacatctcctgatttggatttgagactttgatggtggcttcgctaaatctggcgaggaagttacgcaatgactcgccatggttttggcggatggagaaaagactggttgatgtgactttaacgtgtttcgatccagcgaactggtgaataaattttttatgaaagtcagcataactctcaattgagtttcttggaaggttcatgtaccaacgcagggcgacatccttgaaggtgccggctagtaatttacactttagatgttccggagcattgattatggcagtttgtgtcccaattgccatcaggtgctcccttggatccgtctttccgtcgaaggtaggaaggtgaggaaccttgattgtttccaccacttgggcatcccacaagtgctgtgctaagggttgtacgtccatgacgccctctccctcctcctcctccaaaatcaattttgctctttctttctcattagttctttcggcttcgatggccgcaatctgagtttgtaagcgccgaatctctacgacggcggcttgcagggTGTTAACGTTAGAGTTGTCGTGGTTTtcgtgttctccagccatgtgaagatgtttgatttttcgtctagttgctgtgataggctgggatcaaatgattttaccgcagccccacggtgggcgccaaaatgttctggtaaaaaacaagggggtttgtgttattgatcaaatggtgtgattacactcagttcaatcccaacaaccctgggagttttataagtcagaattcctccctttacaaatgaaagtgaggagctatttatagagcttctagtcttcttctccaagcaagggctCCTAAAAATCCGAtcttcagcgccttttccggtggtgcagcgtgaaagtaggaataaaaccttggtctccaagccatggcagtttcaaggagttggtttcttcattcccaagttaatcgctaaggcagagaaggatgaagatattttgttatcgTACGTAAATCCATCTTATGGGCGGTATCCTTCATTGTCTACCTCGCCCAGGCCTTATATCGCCAAATGGACACctagagtttaattgttttgggcctgtttcctttctcatattaattgggctagtttgattttgcctttaagcccattgcccagtccagcagggaaagtaacaatgattttatatataaaaaaaaagaattaaaagcaataatataatgtattactttatttttattctccatacatcactgtaaaataaacaaataaaaataaaaacaaatagatacattttttaaaatttgcacattaacaaatgagatatgcttaaaaaaattatataattttttttgtgtcaagcaaatgacaaacaattctactgttcattacttttaaataaataatattaaaattaaaattgccccattttgcttctcaaatgtgaaattttttcacacggggacatgagataaaatactcctgaagaaaacaaatgtctaaaggagagagatgacgattaagaacaaatatattaaccgttagattagtttttgcataatgacattttttttatgaaaataaaagaacaaatatatgaacatgtgagttgggaacggggagtggagtatcactctccattatgccatttctccttaaaatctccaaaatttagatcttttatcatatttaaataaactattacattaaatataaaattaattttacaaataattaaaaaaatcacaatattaaaattttaataatccatatttttcatgtgtgaaaaaaaatgatctatatttttcacagaacattaacccgggcgatagcacgggtaagttatactagttattcttattcttattttttggtacacattttattgtttttttatgatatgtatatttttttacgttatacatttattattatttgaaaaaaattagatGAAGTAATCTTGTTTTTTGAGTAAGAAAAATCAATATGTGGATGAGTTTTAACTCAAATGATAGTATTAATTACTCATATGAATTTAACTTTATCTTTCTagcattaattttatcttttaatttattttttctaatatgtt from Trifolium pratense cultivar HEN17-A07 linkage group LG1, ARS_RC_1.1, whole genome shotgun sequence includes these protein-coding regions:
- the LOC123910748 gene encoding uncharacterized protein LOC123910748, whose translation is MGLDDNAWCAYHRCRGHSTEKCFRLRDLIEELIKSGHLRKFIDDAAQGRVVVPKVPRQEPRDPPGPNREPPKGRISVNTIAGGFSGRGESSSARKRYVRRAISEIYLVSQPQPLDVPDLAFTAKDGLEVAPHDDDPLVIQVQILNCDVKRVLIDSGSSADIMGGHVHSIPSNKIPPREWGSRNSKGRSDSRQEVLRVQLKDTTPNFQRKREIRKKTSRNSRRHKHDRERRYGSKGGIPRSKGKPYRRPGAGSNWRLPSPDN